In Candidatus Zixiibacteriota bacterium, one DNA window encodes the following:
- a CDS encoding FHA domain-containing protein yields MPEIVVKFDNRVVERVVTEKEFLSIGRTSDNDIVLDNRGVSRKHARIDFSGKEALLIDNESLNGTFVNSKKVAEERLRDNDVITIGKFDLEYHCGTETDEKMSDHDGTMILNTKRQRDMVKKDQQDQQIVRKAGCSVLMGLENSSDAEVQLDRDVLTLGKSKYVSIKVRGWFTSGIQAKIVREGQEFFIINTGRAGRTKLNGEMIQRHGLRNGDILQVGNTTFRFIEAT; encoded by the coding sequence ATGCCCGAGATAGTAGTAAAGTTTGACAACCGGGTGGTTGAGCGCGTGGTAACGGAGAAGGAGTTCCTCTCGATAGGACGTACATCCGACAATGACATCGTGCTCGACAATCGAGGTGTGTCACGTAAGCATGCACGCATCGATTTCTCTGGAAAGGAGGCGCTGCTGATTGACAACGAGAGCCTCAACGGCACATTTGTCAACAGCAAGAAGGTCGCCGAGGAGAGGCTGCGGGACAACGATGTGATTACCATTGGGAAGTTTGATCTGGAATACCATTGCGGTACAGAGACAGATGAGAAAATGTCTGACCACGATGGCACGATGATTCTTAATACGAAGCGTCAACGCGATATGGTCAAGAAGGACCAACAGGACCAGCAGATAGTGAGAAAGGCTGGGTGCTCTGTCTTGATGGGTCTTGAAAACTCCAGCGATGCGGAAGTTCAACTGGACAGAGATGTTCTGACCCTTGGAAAATCCAAGTACGTCAGCATTAAAGTCCGAGGATGGTTTACGTCCGGCATCCAGGCAAAGATAGTCCGCGAGGGACAGGAGTTCTTCATCATCAACACAGGTCGTGCCGGCAGAACGAAGCTTAATGGCGAAATGATTCAGCGACACGGGCTGAGAAACGGAGATATATTACAGGTAGGGAACACAACATTCCGATTCATAGAGGCAACCTGA
- the dusB gene encoding tRNA dihydrouridine synthase DusB: MIIGNLSLSGKVVSAPLANISGSAYRMTAREHGASLVVSEMISAEGLVRGNHKTLNMLRFRESERPVSIQLFGSTPSALADACKLVADRGVDMIDLNFGCPARKIVSKCGGAALLKDLTLTEALLSAAVKAVDIPLSMKFRSGWDRESTNFIEVGKLAEDCGVAMLTLHPRTKASGFSGKSDWSKIAELKQQVSIPVVGSGDICEPQDAVNMIEQTGCDLVMIARAAMGAPWMFGRVDAVLRGLPDPGEPDLQTKIDTCLGFARLLIEDLGERTASLRMRKQLTWYTRRWVNISRVRSLMVSVECYDDIVNFFDRYIESSHRQIA; encoded by the coding sequence ATGATAATCGGAAACTTAAGTCTAAGCGGAAAGGTCGTTTCGGCACCACTCGCAAATATCTCCGGTTCGGCCTACAGAATGACCGCCAGAGAACATGGAGCTTCTCTCGTTGTGTCCGAAATGATTTCGGCCGAGGGGTTGGTGCGAGGCAACCATAAAACGCTCAATATGTTACGGTTTCGTGAATCGGAACGCCCGGTTTCGATCCAGCTCTTCGGAAGCACTCCCTCTGCGCTCGCCGATGCCTGCAAACTCGTGGCAGACCGAGGGGTCGACATGATCGATCTCAATTTCGGTTGTCCGGCGAGAAAAATCGTTAGCAAATGCGGCGGTGCGGCTCTCCTGAAGGATCTCACGCTGACTGAGGCGTTGCTCTCGGCAGCGGTCAAGGCGGTCGACATTCCTTTGTCGATGAAATTCCGGTCCGGATGGGATCGCGAGAGTACGAACTTCATCGAAGTTGGAAAGCTCGCGGAGGATTGCGGTGTTGCGATGCTGACTCTTCACCCGCGAACCAAAGCATCCGGCTTCAGCGGCAAATCGGACTGGTCCAAAATAGCTGAGCTGAAGCAGCAGGTGTCGATTCCGGTCGTCGGCAGCGGTGATATATGCGAGCCCCAGGATGCCGTGAACATGATAGAGCAGACCGGATGCGACCTTGTCATGATTGCGCGGGCCGCCATGGGTGCGCCGTGGATGTTTGGCAGAGTAGATGCTGTACTGCGTGGACTACCTGATCCGGGAGAGCCCGATTTGCAGACTAAGATCGATACGTGTCTCGGTTTCGCACGATTATTGATCGAAGATCTCGGCGAACGGACGGCCAGCCTTCGCATGCGCAAACAGCTTACGTGGTACACGCGCAGGTGGGTGAACATATCGCGCGTGAGATCTCTGATGGTTTCGGTCGAATGCTATGACGATATCGTGAACTTCTTCGATCGCTACATCGAATCTTCCCACAGGCAGATTGCTTGA